A window of Lentibacillus sp. Marseille-P4043 contains these coding sequences:
- a CDS encoding alanine/glycine:cation symporter family protein — translation MGFIENLVGDINEVLWSYVLIIVLIGVGLWFTIKTRFVQFRLFPEMFRVLFDKRTISAEGKKGTSSFQAFAISAASRVGTGNLAGVASAVAAGGPGAVFWMWLIALLGSATAFVESTLSQVYKVPEKDQYRGGPAYYMEKGLNSRWLAIIFAITITFTYGLVFNSVQSNTISLAFSGEFDFKQGYMAVILVLLTAIVIFGGLKSIANVTQIIVPIMAILYIIIAIYILIANITAVPDLLALIFENAFGFREVAGGGFGAAIMMGIKRGLFSNEAGMGSAPNAAATAEVTHPAKQGLIQALGVFFDTILICSATAFIIISAGGYEGSKLDGIQLTQNAFEFHIGDWASVFIAIAIFLFAYSSILGNYYYGENNIGYVKDSKFGLFIYRIAVLAMVIFGAIATFDLVWALADLTMAIMALINLYAISRLFKIAHRVLQDYQRQRKAGKDPVFYKDALDDDSGVEFWDRERSNDQGK, via the coding sequence ATGGGTTTCATTGAAAATTTAGTCGGCGATATTAATGAGGTATTGTGGTCTTATGTTCTAATTATCGTGTTAATAGGCGTAGGATTGTGGTTCACAATTAAGACCCGCTTTGTTCAATTTCGCTTATTTCCTGAAATGTTTCGGGTTTTATTTGATAAGCGTACAATCAGTGCAGAAGGTAAAAAGGGAACATCTTCATTCCAGGCATTTGCTATTAGTGCTGCATCAAGGGTGGGGACTGGAAACCTTGCAGGTGTCGCATCCGCAGTAGCTGCTGGGGGTCCTGGTGCTGTATTTTGGATGTGGCTGATTGCGTTGCTTGGATCTGCTACAGCGTTTGTTGAGAGTACGTTATCACAAGTTTACAAAGTTCCAGAGAAGGATCAGTATCGTGGTGGTCCAGCATACTATATGGAAAAAGGGTTGAACAGTCGCTGGCTGGCAATTATTTTTGCCATCACAATTACGTTCACATATGGCCTCGTATTTAATTCCGTTCAATCCAATACGATAAGTTTAGCTTTTTCTGGGGAATTTGACTTTAAGCAAGGGTATATGGCTGTTATTTTAGTCTTGTTAACGGCAATTGTTATATTTGGTGGCTTGAAGAGCATTGCCAATGTAACACAAATTATTGTTCCGATTATGGCAATTTTATATATTATCATTGCAATTTATATACTGATTGCAAATATAACGGCTGTTCCAGATTTGCTAGCGTTAATTTTTGAAAATGCATTTGGTTTTCGTGAAGTAGCCGGCGGTGGATTCGGTGCGGCAATCATGATGGGGATTAAACGAGGATTGTTCTCGAATGAAGCTGGTATGGGTAGTGCACCAAATGCGGCAGCAACAGCTGAAGTAACACATCCGGCCAAACAAGGCTTAATCCAAGCATTAGGTGTCTTCTTTGATACCATTTTAATTTGTAGTGCAACAGCGTTTATTATCATTTCAGCTGGCGGTTATGAGGGAAGCAAGCTCGATGGTATCCAGTTGACCCAAAATGCATTTGAATTTCATATTGGCGACTGGGCATCGGTCTTTATTGCAATTGCGATATTCCTGTTCGCTTATAGCTCTATTTTAGGTAACTATTATTACGGCGAAAATAATATCGGATATGTAAAAGATAGCAAATTCGGCTTGTTTATTTATCGTATCGCAGTGTTAGCGATGGTTATCTTTGGTGCTATTGCAACATTTGACCTAGTGTGGGCACTAGCAGATTTAACAATGGCGATCATGGCACTTATTAACCTTTATGCAATTTCCAGGTTGTTTAAAATTGCTCACCGCGTTTTACAAGATTATCAGCGACAACGAAAAGCTGGTAAGGATCCAGTCTTTTACAAAGATGCGTTGGATGATGATTCTGGTGTTGAGTTCTGGGATCGAGAAAGGTCAAACGATCAAGGTAAATAG
- a CDS encoding acyl-CoA thioesterase, producing MERKPCSNSLAVKTSHVLPPDTNNHGTLFGGKLMAHIDDVAALAAVRHARLPVVTASMDSVDFLSPVKEGDSICVEAFVTWTHNTSMEVFVKAVTESLLSGEREVCTTAFLTFVAVDENGRPVPVPDVYPETEQEKQLHNNASERASQRKKGRQHSKELAKSFGTAYPWNSRKA from the coding sequence ATGGAAAGAAAACCATGTTCCAATTCACTAGCAGTTAAAACATCACATGTATTACCACCAGATACAAACAATCATGGAACATTATTTGGAGGTAAATTAATGGCGCACATTGATGATGTTGCAGCATTGGCCGCTGTACGCCATGCAAGGCTGCCGGTTGTAACAGCATCAATGGACTCTGTTGACTTTTTATCACCGGTAAAAGAGGGAGATTCTATATGTGTGGAAGCTTTTGTCACATGGACACATAATACATCAATGGAGGTATTTGTAAAAGCTGTGACGGAAAGCTTATTATCTGGGGAAAGAGAAGTATGTACCACTGCCTTTTTAACGTTTGTTGCGGTCGATGAAAATGGGCGCCCAGTTCCTGTGCCTGATGTATATCCAGAAACAGAGCAAGAGAAACAATTGCATAACAATGCATCAGAGCGGGCTTCCCAGCGAAAAAAGGGAAGACAGCATTCAAAAGAATTGGCTAAAAGTTTTGGTACCGCATATCCATGGAATTCCCGAAAAGCGTGA